In one window of Nicotiana tabacum cultivar K326 chromosome 12, ASM71507v2, whole genome shotgun sequence DNA:
- the LOC142167367 gene encoding uncharacterized protein LOC142167367, which yields MAERVFEVNRISFSRNYLPPEGAAHKKALHLTVKCEGYYSKSIMLDGGPEVDICPLSTLQRKEIGTKRIKPNNVCMRAFDGVNRDTIGEIDLILTIGPVDFEVTFQVLDMDTYYNFLLRRPWIHAAGAVPSTLHQMVKFEHENQEIVVHGEDEQSIYRDPSIP from the coding sequence ATGGCAGAGCGAGTTTTTGAGGTCAACCGAATCTCCTTCAGCCGAAACTACTTACCTCCCGAAGGAGCCGCCCACAAAAAGGCCCTTCACTTAACCGTCAAGTGTGAGGGATATTATTCGAAAAGCATCATGTTGGATGGTGGGCCCGAGGTCGATATTTGCCCTCTATCAACATTGCAAAGGAAGGAAATTGGGACTAAAAGGATCAAACCAAATAATGTTTGCATGCGTGCTTTCGATGGTGTCAATAGGGACACGATAGGGGAGATTGACTTAATCCTAACCATTGGCCCCGTAGATTTTGAAGTAACATTTCAAGTTCTGGACATGGACACTTACTATAACTTTCTGTTAcgaagaccatggatccatgcagcAGGAGCCGTTCCCTCTACTCtccatcaaatggtcaagttcgaacaTGAGAATCAAGAAAtagtggtccatggagaagatgaacagTCAATCTACAGGGACCCATCAATCCCATAG